From the genome of Fusarium fujikuroi IMI 58289 draft genome, chromosome FFUJ_chr06:
TCCATCATGGCCGCCGCCGGTACGAACATCCTCCAACTAACTCGGCTCCAACTCCACTGCGAGCTCTTCAATCCAACAACAACTTCTTGCTCAAATGACTAACCTCCCTTGCGCAGTGCGCATCTGCGTCTGCGGTGATGAAAGCACCGGCAAATCGAGCCTCATCGCTTCTCTAGTAAAAGATCAATTTGTCAACAACAAAATCCAGCCCGTCCTTCCTCAAATCACTATCCCTCCTAGTATTGGTACGCCCGAGAATGTCTCAACAACGATCGTCGATACCTCAGCTCGCCCGCAAGACCGAACTACTTTGCGCAAAGAGATCCGAAAGTGCAATGTCATCCTTCTCGTCTATGCCGATCATTACAGCTACGAAAGAGTAGCACTGTTCTGGATGCCATACTTCCGATCCCTCGGCGTCAACGTCCCCGTCGTATTATGTGCCAACAAATCCGATCTGGCTGGTCAAGGCACCACCCTCAGGTAGTCGAGGAGGAATTGTTACCTGTGATGGCCGAGTTTCGCGAAATCGATTCTTGCATCCGCACCAGCGCTCGAGACCATCGAAACGTAAATGAAgtcttcttcctttgtcAAAAGGCCGTAACTCATCCAATTGCCCCTCTATTTGACTACAAGGAGGGGCATCTCAAGCCTCTATGCGTTGATGCTCTGAGGCGCATATTCTATCTTTGCGACAAAGATCAGGACGGATATCTCAATGAACAAGAAATGAGAGACTTCCAAGCACGTTGTTTCGATAAACCTCTGACAGCGGACGATCTAGACAATATCAAACTCAGTATCTCGAAATCGTTGCCCACGTCCGAGTTAGAAAAGGGCATTGACCTGCCGGGATTCCTACAATTAAACAAGCTTTATGCTGAGAAGGGTCGCCATGAGACTATCTGGATTATCCTTCGAAAATATCACTATACCGATAGTCTCAGTCTCGAGGATAAGTTTATTAGACCCAAGTTCGATGTTCCAGAGTACTCGTCGGCCGAGTTGAGTCCTGCCGGCTATAGATTCTTTGTGGATCTCTTCTTGCTATTTGACAAGGACAATGATGGTGGTCTCAATGATCAAGAACTCGAGGCTCTGTTTGCCCCAGCTCCAGGCCTTCCCAGTTCGTGGACCGACTCGTCGTTCCCCTCCTCGACTGTAAGGAATGAAGCTGGGCACGTCACTTTGCAGGGCTGGCTGGCTCAGTGGAGTATGACAACATTTATCGAACCCAAGACAACTATTGAATATCTTGCGTATCTGGGGTTTGAGCCTCCGAATCCCAAAGAACCCATCACCGCGGCACTCAAGATAACCAAGCCTCGTAAGAGAAGAAGACGTCCTGGTCGGGTTGAGCGTAACGTGGTCCTCTGCTACGTTCTTGGTGCATCAGGAGCAGGCAAATCCGCTCTCCTCGACTCATTCCTCAACCGCCCGTTTGATGGTCTTTATCATCCGACCATCAAGCCACGCCGCGCTGTCAACAGTGTCGAGCTGCCCGGTGGAAAGCAAGTGTACCTCATtctggaagagcttggagagctGGAGCCTGCAATCCTTGAGAACCCGGCCAAGTTAGATGCTTGCGATCTTATTTGCTACGCCTATGACTCGTCTGACCCCGACTCGTTCTCGCATATCGTTGATCTGCGGAGCAAATACGCGCACCTTGATGAGCTCCCTTCGATTTATACTGCTCTCAAGGCCGAtaaagacaagacaaaccaACGCTGTGAGCTTCAGCCGGATCAGTATACTGCCTCACTCAACATGAGCCTGCCGTTACATGTGAGTGTCACCTGGGGTAGCATCAGTGAGCTTTTTGTAGGTTTTGCAGATGCCGCTACAAATCCCAGTACGGCTTTCCCCAGGAGCAATGAGGAGGGACCTGATCGGACCAGTTTGTATATTGCATTAGGCGCCACGGCCTGCGCAGGAGTTGCCGCTTTGACGATATGGCGACGGGCAACGAATGCTCTTTGATCAGTGTTACAGTTGAGTAGATGACCGGACTTCGGCAAGttttgaggaggagttcgTTACTTGGGAAGAGAACAGGTATTGCATAGGAAGGAGTTGAACCTCACTATTCAGAAAGAAACATGATACCCAGCTCCATCGAAAACACATTTTTATCACATAGATATATAATCAACAAACATCATCTTTTCTTATTTTGATCCACTTGTCCAGGTGATCGTGGCGTCGTTTCTCCTGTATATGAGCCAAACTCCTTAACACCAAGCCCATGATACCACCCCCAATGTCTTATGCCGGTACAGATATGATTAGACCTTGTAGAAGCAGAACCCGACGTAGAAACTAGCAGCTTCCATCTCCTCGTCAGATACCAGAAGAGGACCTCCACCACGCTCCCGTACGCCCATACGCTCGCTCAGGGGACCAAGCTCGCGGTCATCCTTCTCCGCCTCCCAGATTTCAGGAAAAGTGCGGTGAAACTGCAACTCGAGGTTGTAGTCCTCGGCGAGAGCACGGAAGGCCTCCCAGGGTACGACATACTCAGGCACCTCCTCCACAGCTTCGTCTAGAAAGAAGTTATATTTCCAGCCAAAGGCAGGTCGAaagacaccatcatcagGTGTTTTTCCCGGGAAGCGCACACGGTAAATCGAGTTACCCCATTCGGCGGTGggctcctcctcgccctcttccAGCTCGCCATCCTCTGGCTCTGTTTGTTGCGGTGTTGTCGAGCCATCGCCGTCCTTTTCTTCGCTTTGCTTGGCTGCACGCTTGGCTGCGGCCTCCTCGTTGAATCTGCGGACTCGCTCGCCCAGAACATCAGAATTAGGGATGCAGCCGATGAAACGTCCTCCTTTCTTGAGTGCTCCGGCGACGTTGCGGAGCATGTTGCGCGCGTTCTTTTCCGACTCGAAAGCATAGTGCATAGAGAACATCATGCTGACAACGTCGAAACCTCGGCGATTCATGGGCGAAGGGTCGAAGCCGACTTGTTGGATGATGTCGAGGTTCTCAATGGACTCGCCGAAGCAATCTTTAACATGGAAGCGAGCGTCGAATAAGCGCGGTGGCGGTCTTCGGTGTCCGCCTCGCCCGCCTCGCCCGCCACGGCTGCCCAGTGTACGGTAGCGGTCGCGAGCTTGCTCAATACTCACGTCAGCGGGATCGAGCCCAACATAAAGCTGAATTGGCTGAGGAGCCTGCTGCCACTTGTTGAGATCGCCGCCCTTTCCACATCCCATGTCCAGTACAAGTAAGTCCTTGCCACTGGAGCGTCCAGCTTCGCGCGAACCAGGGGTGTGGTCTTCATCGGGTGAATAACGCTGGATGATGCAGCTCTTGATCCAATTGTTGAAAACACGAAGtcccttgatcttgctgtCCCTTGTTCTCCAGTCGCGACCACGCTCTGGTACGTTGTTGTAGTGGTGCCGCACAAGGTCACTGTTGTTTCGGATCCTCTCCTGTTCAGCTTCGGCGGCTTCCTCAGCAGCGGCTTCGCGTTCTCGTTCGAGCTGACGCTGTCGAATGGCTTCACGTTCGGCCTCTGATATACGCGCGCGCGCACCGGGGCGCTTCAGCTTTCGAGGCTGTTCTGATGGCGAGAGGGCGCGCCGCTTTGCTGGCTGAAGTGACTTGGCATTGTATGGTTGGGGTAGGTCATCTTGAGGTTCGTCGTTGGCAGGACGTTTGCGGTGGTTTCGCTCGTCGCCGTCGTCGCGATCAGAGTCTCTGCCCATTTCTGACAGCCTCTCTCGTTCTTTTCGTGGAATATATGTCGATTGATGTTGCAATGGTAGATGCGAAGTTGGATGTTAAAGTTATTGAAAGCAAAGGAAAATGGAACATGATGCAAGTTCTGTATCTAATCTCAGCGTTGCACTGATGTAAGGGCGCTCGGCCCCCATATGCGGTCCAGTTGCATCAGCCTACCCTGCACCTGTTGGTTTTCTGCTGTTGCAACTCAATGGAACGATGACTCAAGTACTCTGTGTCTATAGAGAAAGCCATTTACTTGTTACATTTAAAGCAGTCTGATGACCCGTTAGTCATACTAGGTTAAGTCAAtggaaaaaaggaaaatatcTTGGCAGTGTTGTGTAAATACCTATATGTCAGACAAATACTACGTACTAAGCACTGCCAAATATATCACAGCATTGAGGAACTATTGAGCCCTTGACGGTATTATGATATTCCATTGGCTGCCAAGCATTAGGCGAGGCTGAAGCACGACCTGAGAATGATTCACTGTGCAACTCATTCTTTACCTCAATTCCTTCGCTCGCTGGCGTGAGCTTGGTAAAAGTTGAGCTGAGTGCTCGGGGTACGTACCAGTCCATCAGTGCGTGTCCCGCTGGAGCCTTGCAGCACAAAGCCGCCTAGAAGACCCCACTGTCGCCTCGCCATCCAATGGATCCAATTGTCATTGGATTGCTGTAtctgctcaacaccaagctctaCCGACCTATCTCTGAGCTTCTCTCGTCATCCATCCGCCAAaccacaacatcaacatcaacaacaacgctCAACAGCGAACAACGCCATCGTCTTCGATTTCTCCGGGCAACTACCGATATCGCACTCTGCGCTTAAAACAATCACAAACTCTCGACGACAGCGACCGCCTCCATCATGGGTTCCGACCCCCAGTACGCGAAGTGGCCATTGCTGCCTCTGTCGCAGCACGTTTTCACCCTCACAAACGGTTATGCCACTAAAAATGCGCAACAAGCTGCTGTAAAGGCTCTCCAAGATGCTATCGCACAGGACAAGATGGCTCCTTTCTACCGATATCTTGCCCACCCACTCGACGGCGTCCTCAACACTCTTGGCGAGGGCGGCTCTTCTGCTCCCGGGCGACCTCTCAGCAGAAAGTCCAGTCTTGTTGGAATGATTGCTACTAAGCCTGCCGCTACCATCGTCAGTCTGCCCTGGGACGAGGGCCTCTATAACCAGTTGAAGGAAGATAATGATCGGGAGCTGCAAGAGTTCcagaaagaggaggatgatgccGTTGAGCAAGCTGGTGATACCGAGGTCATGGCTGCTCAGGGGAAGCGAGCTGAGTTCTGGGCTCGTGTGGGAGATAAGGTATGTTCTCACACAGAAACTCGGGCCCCAGCAGCAAAATTGACTTCGCCTGCTAACAcccaccaaggacaaggccatTGCCGCCTACGAGAGCCTCTCCGAAAAGACGGGAATCCTCGGTACCAAGATCGACGTCGTCCTCGCCATAATACGCATGGGTCTCTTCTATGGCGACAAGCctcttgtcaagaagcacgTCGAACGTGCGAAGACACTTGTCGAATCAGGCGGTGACTGGGACCGCCGCAACCGTCTCAAGGCCTACGAGGGTCTGCACCTACTCACACTTCGCTCCTACAACCTCGCTGCGCCTTTACTGCTCGACTCTCTCTCCACCTTCACCAGTTACGAACTCTGCACCTATTCCAACCTCGTTGTTTACTCCGTTCTGGCTGGTTCAGTGTCTCTCAAGCGAGTCGATTTCAAGTCAAAGGTTGTAGACGCACCTGAAATCAAGGCTATCCTGGGTGACGGCGAGGACAAGCTTCTTGCTCTCAGTGGTGCTCTCAGTGCTGGCCCTGGTGCCGATGACACTACCGGTGCGAAGGCTCCTAAGACGGCCACGGCTGCTGTCAACCTGACCACGTTGGGCACCAGCACGGAGCAACCTGAAGCCGAGATGGCCATTGACTTTAGCCCTCTAGCGCTGCTCGTTAGCAGTCTGTACAGCGGAAACTATAAgaccttcttcaagtctctcGCCGAGGTCGAGGAGCAGTTCCTAAACCAGGACCGCTATCTTCATGAGCACAAGAACTGGTTTATTCGGGAGATGCGACTTCGCGCCtatcagcagcttcttcaaagctACAGAGTTGTTGGCCTGGAGAGCATGGCCAATGACTTCGGAGTCACTGTTGACTTCCTCGATCGGTATGTCACACGTTACGCAATGTCATGAATGGCACAACCTGACTGATTCTCTACTAGTGACCTCGCTCGCTTCATCGCTGCTGGGCGTATCCCCTGCACCATCGATCGCGTGACAGGCAAGGGTGTGATCGAGACAAACCGCCCcgatgacaagaacaagcagTATCAGGATGTTGTGCGACAGGGTGATCAGCTCATCACAAAACTACAAAAGTACGGCCAGGCTGTGCGACTGAGGGGTAGTGAGAGGGCATAAATGGGGCGATTTATAGATGAGGAAGCTGGTGCTTGACTTTGTCATGCCGTAGTGGGGGAATAAAGCGAAAAGACAGAGAATAAGCCCATGCCTTTACCTATTTCCTTGACTGTACagtatgatatgatatgttATGGAGTAGACAAGCCATTTGCGGTAATAGTCTAGATTGGCTGGGTCCTGGTGAGGAGAGCCAGAAAAATGGGCTGATCTGATATCACGCCCCTTCCACACCGAGGTGACAACTGCACTGCGGAGTTAGCTGCATGTGTTTGAATGATATGATGTTAAGCATACAGCTTAAGAATCGATCTACCCcagtcttctcctctggTACCTGCGCATGCAAGCAAGGGTCAGAATCGAAAGATCAACAGCACACGTCTACCCCGGATTTCTCTATTATGTTCCGGTAGGCTCACAGTCTTTGTTGATTTGAGGTGGGACACGCCATATTGACATATAACAAAAATGCTAAATCGGTGAACTTCTGTCTATCCAATACCTATCAAGGCGCTAAACTATGCAAAACTATTTCCTGTTTGATAATCCTAAATTTCtatctctttctccttcGCACGCCACATCGTCGCTCCGTGCCGAACCCTCGGCCCCGAACCGCCGAACCCCTGGAGCCCCGCTCCAAGTCCGGCTTCGACTCACAATGACAATACTGCACAACTGCGACTGATGCTTCATCGGTACTTCTCGAGGAACTCCTTGTGGAACTTGACGATACTGCCAACCCACTCGGTGCCAGGCGCAAGGAAAGTTGTTCTGAAATGCAGGGTACCCTCTTTCTGGCCAAAGCCTGAGCCGGGAACGACACAGATACCAGTAGCCTCGAGGAGACGCATGCAGTAGAACTCATCTGGGCTTCGACCCTctgccttggcagcctcggcGGCCTTCTCGGGCAGGTTGATGGTGGGGAAGAGGTACATGGAACCCTGGGGCTCGGCGCACTCAACTCCCTCCATCTGAGAGAAAGCCTTGTGGAGGGCGGTAGCACGCTCTTGAAGACCGGTGAATATGCCATCGTACTCCTTCTTGTAAAGCTCGTGTGAGGGCTCACCCGGCTTGGGAGGGTTAACCATCAACTCAACGATGCACTGACCAATAACAGGGGCGCAGAGCATGATGGAAATGAACTTGTAGATGTTGGCCTCGACCTCGGCATCGAAGTTGACAAGCTCGAAGTAACCTCCTCGGTGACCACACTCGCCAACCATGCCCTTGGAAACACTGTGAAGAGAGGCGAGCTCGAGGCCGTCAAACTTGCCAGggttctccttctcaaggGTGCGGAGGACAGCCTTGAAACTGTGGAACTTGCCAACAAAGACATTTGTCTGGTAGACCTCGTCGGCCATAACAACTAGGTTCTCCTTGTTGGCGAACTCAAGGACAGCACGAATATCCTCCTCGGGAAGAGAGGCACCGGTAGGGTTACCAGGGTTGATAATGACGATGCATCGAACGTCAATGCcgtcagccttggccttttcGTATGAGGCACGAATGGTGTCGACGTCGGTACCCCAGTTCTTATGCTCGTCCAGGAGGTAAGGGACAGCGGTGGCGTCCAAGAGGGAGAGAGTAGCAGTGTAGAGAGGGTACTGAGGAATTGGAATAAGGATGCCGGTCTTGGGGGAAGCGCAGATGACATTGAGAAGGGTGTTGACACCGGAGGAGGCACCGGCGGACAGGTAGATGTGATCGGGATCTGCAGGGAAGCCATCGCGACCTGAGACAAGTCAGTAACACAGCAGAAACAGAAGCGACGGCAGAACCCACGCTCAATAAACTGGGCGATGCTATCGCGGATCGCAGGAACACCGGTGCTAGCACTGTAGGCACCAACGGAGCCGATCTTGCTCAGGAGGAACTTGGCGCGCTCGACGACATCGGTCTGGTAGCCAAAGTGCTTGGTGAGGGCCTCCTCGTTCTGGAGAAGTATAGGGTTCTCGAGAAGACTGGCGACCTGGCGGAAGAAGGTGATGGGCTTCTGGTCGAGCTGCTGAGGGTTGCCAATGTTTGCAGAAATAACCTGTTTGAAGGGGAGATCGCCGGCATCGCCCTTTGCGATCTTGGCTCGGTATTCCTCGGACTTGACAGCAAGTTCACCACGAACGGCGTACTTGGCAGCGACGACTCGCTGGTTGATGTTCTCCGAAGTCAATCTCATTTTGGCAGGATAAGTAGAGAAGAATGAGGTAGAggtagaggaagaagaagaggaagaggaaatcGAGGTATAAGGATAAAGGTGACGATGGTAGTGGGGAGTAGTAGTCGTAGAAGCAGAACTTTTTGGCGGGGTGAGTAAGGGTCGCGGGGTAGATGTGGCAGTAATAGATTTACTCCAAGCGCAAGCACGGGGGCCAATCTTATAATCTGTGTAGATACCAAAAAAAAGTCGAACGAGTTAGCAATTGAATCATGCAATGTTTGTAAAGCAAATCAAGCAAATTGTCAGTGCTTTTACAGGCCTGAGTTTTGCGTCAAGGGGAGAGAGAGCAAGGTGAGAAGTGAGATGAGGTGAGGTAGGTATCAGGCAAGGATGAGATAGATACCTGGTAAGAGAAagggagaggaagacgaggaggaggaggaggagagagaggagcATACAATGAGAGACTATTACACCAGAACAACACTATTGTCTGTGTAAGAGGGTATCTTGAACAAGGTAAAGatcagagaaagaagaaactcGACTGAGTCAGGAAGAGGGGATAGCGCCTGATACAAATACAAGAcaaaacaagaaaaagactCGGCTCAGAAGTAATGTCTAGGTAATAGAAATCCCCTTATAGACAAAAGCACtgttagtaataaaaagcagagcagagcataGCATAGCAAagcagagaaaagaaaagaccaaAACCCCTTCACTAAGGTAACTAATCCACTCTCACCCACTCACACACGCACACACGCACACACGCACAtctccatcgccatcgccatcgcccaTCGTAACCTTGGGCCGTAGCGCAATCCACGTCTGGGGACGGATGGAGACCCGGAGTGGATGTGTTGCAGATTGTGCTGCTGTAGACAAATAAACACCTCAAGTAagatcaaatcaaatcatGGGGGTCCTCAAAATCAGCGCATTTTGCTTGTGATTGCATGACTTGAGCGCATTGTCCATGACGAGGTTGACAAAATTGAATGAATGGCTTCAACCCAATCCGATCAACGGACGACATCCGGGGGCGCTTTGGGGGAGAGCGTGGAGAGAGCGTGGGTGATGGATGACCTGGAGACAAGCAAGGGTGCTCCAAATTGGACATTGGGGTTCATTCTAAGCCCGGAGCCGGGACCCCGGAAGCCTGAGGGCACAGACTCATACCTACTGTACAGACGCAACTGGCGCCCGATTTTAGTTGCTGCACATGACCATGACTGAAATTCATGATACCCTCCCTCTCCCGGTCTCCGGGCACTTTGCCCGAAGCTATCGGAAGACTCCGAATACCTGTTGAtaacaaaaga
Proteins encoded in this window:
- a CDS encoding probable RPN7-subunit of the regulatory particle of the proteasome encodes the protein MGSDPQYAKWPLLPLSQHVFTLTNGYATKNAQQAAVKALQDAIAQDKMAPFYRYLAHPLDGVLNTLGEGGSSAPGRPLSRKSSLVGMIATKPAATIVSLPWDEGLYNQLKEDNDRELQEFQKEEDDAVEQAGDTEVMAAQGKRAEFWARVGDKDKAIAAYESLSEKTGILGTKIDVVLAIIRMGLFYGDKPLVKKHVERAKTLVESGGDWDRRNRLKAYEGLHLLTLRSYNLAAPLLLDSLSTFTSYELCTYSNLVVYSVLAGSVSLKRVDFKSKVVDAPEIKAILGDGEDKLLALSGALSAGPGADDTTGAKAPKTATAAVNLTTLGTSTEQPEAEMAIDFSPLALLVSSLYSGNYKTFFKSLAEVEEQFLNQDRYLHEHKNWFIREMRLRAYQQLLQSYRVVGLESMANDFGVTVDFLDRDLARFIAAGRIPCTIDRVTGKGVIETNRPDDKNKQYQDVVRQGDQLITKLQKYGQAVRLRGSERA
- a CDS encoding probable alanine transaminases; this translates as MRLTSENINQRVVAAKYAVRGELAVKSEEYRAKIAKGDAGDLPFKQVISANIGNPQQLDQKPITFFRQVASLLENPILLQNEEALTKHFGYQTDVVERAKFLLSKIGSVGAYSASTGVPAIRDSIAQFIERRDGFPADPDHIYLSAGASSGVNTLLNVICASPKTGILIPIPQYPLYTATLSLLDATAVPYLLDEHKNWGTDVDTIRASYEKAKADGIDVRCIVIINPGNPTGASLPEEDIRAVLEFANKENLVVMADEVYQTNVFVGKFHSFKAVLRTLEKENPGKFDGLELASLHSVSKGMVGECGHRGGYFELVNFDAEVEANIYKFISIMLCAPVIGQCIVELMVNPPKPGEPSHELYKKEYDGIFTGLQERATALHKAFSQMEGVECAEPQGSMYLFPTINLPEKAAEAAKAEGRSPDEFYCMRLLEATGICVVPGSGFGQKEGTLHFRTTFLAPGTEWVGSIVKFHKEFLEKYR
- a CDS encoding related to RNA (guanine-N7-) methyltransferase, with the protein product MGRDSDRDDGDERNHRKRPANDEPQDDLPQPYNAKSLQPAKRRALSPSEQPRKLKRPGARARISEAEREAIRQRQLEREREAAAEEAAEAEQERIRNNSDLVRHHYNNVPERGRDWRTRDSKIKGLRVFNNWIKSCIIQRYSPDEDHTPGSREAGRSSGKDLLVLDMGCGKGGDLNKWQQAPQPIQLYVGLDPADVSIEQARDRYRTLGSRGGRGGRGGHRRPPPRLFDARFHVKDCFGESIENLDIIQQVGFDPSPMNRRGFDVVSMMFSMHYAFESEKNARNMLRNVAGALKKGGRFIGCIPNSDVLGERVRRFNEEAAAKRAAKQSEEKDGDGSTTPQQTEPEDGELEEGEEEPTAEWGNSIYRVRFPGKTPDDGVFRPAFGWKYNFFLDEAVEEVPEYVVPWEAFRALAEDYNLELQFHRTFPEIWEAEKDDRELGPLSERMGVRERGGGPLLVSDEEMEAASFYVGFCFYKV
- a CDS encoding probable vacuolar aspartic proteasse gives rise to the protein MAAAVRICVCGDESTGKSSLIASLVKDQFVNNKIQPVLPQITIPPSIGTPENVSTTIVDTSARPQDRTTLRKEIRKCNVILLVYADHYSYERVALFWMPYFRSLGVNVPVVVEEELLPVMAEFREIDSCIRTSARDHRNVNEVFFLCQKAVTHPIAPLFDYKEGHLKPLCVDALRRIFYLCDKDQDGYLNEQEMRDFQARCFDKPLTADDLDNIKLSISKSLPTSELEKGIDLPGFLQLNKLYAEKGRHETIWIILRKYHYTDSLSLEDKFIRPKFDVPEYSSAELSPAGYRFFVDLFLLFDKDNDGGLNDQELEALFAPAPGLPSSWTDSSFPSSTVRNEAGHVTLQGWLAQWSMTTFIEPKTTIEYLAYLGFEPPNPKEPITAALKITKPRKRRRRPGRVERNVVLCYVLGASGAGKSALLDSFLNRPFDGLYHPTIKPRRAVNSVELPGGKQVYLILEELGELEPAILENPAKLDACDLICYAYDSSDPDSFSHIVDLRSKYAHLDELPSIYTALKADKDKTNQRCELQPDQYTASLNMSLPLHVSVTWGSISELFVGFADAATNPSTAFPRSNEEGPDRTSLYIALGATACAGVAALTIWRRATNAL